The DNA region GGATAGGGGTaagtgtgggagggcccagggtCCGGGATGGGTCCAGTGTTAAGGGTCCCCACAACCCAGGCTGGGATATCTCGTCGCTGAACCTGGCCGAGGCGATGCGGCGCGCACAGGTCCTGGACTGCGGTCTGCAGGAACAGCTGTGGCCCCACATGGAGAGCCTGCGTCCGCGGCCCTCAGTCTACATTCCTGAGTTCATCGCTGCCAACCAGACAGCGCGTGCGGACAATCTCATCCCTGGCACACGCGCCCAACAGGTGGGGGTCCTCGACCTGCTTCCAGGTCTTACCGTCACCTGTTCCATGGCCACATGGTCTCTCCCTTTGGCAATAATACCTGCCCCCCTGGGCCCAAGCCTCTCGACAACTTAGACAACCTCCACctactcttcctcctttctttcccagtTGGAACAAATCCGAAAGGACATTAGAGACTTCCGATCCAGTGCCGGATTGGACAAGGTCATCGTGCTGTGGACCGCCAATACGGAACGCTTCTGCGAGGTGGTCCCGGGTCGCAATGACACAGCTGAAAACTTGCTGCGTACTATCCAGGTGTGCATTCGCCCAAGATTCCTGGGGATCAATGCTACTCCAGAGGAATCAATGGCCGACTACTTCTCTCCCCTCAGCTTGGCCTGGAGGTGTCACCGTCCACACTTTTTGCTGTGGCCAGCATCCTGGAGGGCTGTGCCTTCCTCAACGGGTCCCCACAGAACACACTGGTGCCTGGTGCCCTGGAGCTGGCTTCCCAGCGCCATGTGTTCGTAGGTGGCGATGACTTCAAGTCAGGGCAGACTAAGGTCAAGTCTGTTCTGGTGGACTTCCTCATCAGCTCTGGCCTCAAGGTACCTGCGGGCTTCATGTGGTACTGGGAGGAAGGAGGCCACAGGGTGAGGGTGCCGCAGAGCATCCACCATTTCTCTGACCACACAGACCATGTCCATCGTGAGCTATAACCACCTGGGCAACAACGACGGGCAGAACCTGTCTGCTCCGCTGCAGTTCCGTTCCAAGGAGGTTACAAAGAGCAGTGTGGTGGATGACATGGTTCAGAGCAACCATGTGCTCTACGCGCCTGGAGAGGAGCCAAACCACTGTGTGCGTGGGGTTGCAGGTGGTCACCAAGGGCAGGGGGCTTGGTGCCGTTTTGGgctgtgtgactttttaaatctCTGCAGGTGGTGATCAAATATGTGCCCTATGTTGGTGACAGCAAGCGTGCCTTGGATGAGTACACCTCAGAGCTGATGCTGGGTGGGACAAACACCTTGGTGCTCCATAATACCTGCGAGGTGTGGTTGGCATGGCCACGCAGGGTGGGCAGGGTGGGCGTTGATTCTTCACACTCCCATCACACCCTGCACCATCCCCAATGCAGGACTCGCTCCTGGCTGCACCCATCATGCTGGACCTAGTGCTGCTCACAGAGCTGTGTCAGCGCGTGAGCTTCTGTACAGACTATGACTCCGAGCCTCAGGGTTTCCACCCAGTGCTGTCGGTGCTCAGCTTCCTCTTTAAGGCACCGCTCGTGCCGCCGGGCAGCCCTGTGGTGAATGCCCTCTTCCGCCAGAGAAGCTGTATTGAGAATATTTTCAGGTGCGCCTGGTTGCGGGTGGGACTCAGGGCTGGGAAAGACAGTCTTGAGGTAGCCCTGCTGAGCCTCCACTGTCCCCTGCAGGGCTTGTGTAGGGCTCCCTCCCCAGAACCACATGCTTTTAGAGCACAAGATGGAGCGTCCTGGCCCAGGCATCAAGCCAAGAGAGGCGGTGGCCACCAGCCCACTGCCTTGCAAGAAAGAGTCCATGCCTGCCACCAATGGCTGCACCGGCGATGCCAATGGGCACCCACAGGCACCGACACCAGAACTGTCCACTGCTTAAATCAAGTGACTGGACCCTTCTACCCCCAATGCCTCTAACCATTGTACTTCAGCCCTTGGCAAAGACAATAAAGGGTCCCCATCAGGCAAGCCTCCTTGTGTGCTTTTTTCAGGAAGGGgtctcaggctgacctggaatgtagaccaggttaggctggcctcaaactcacgcaTTGCCTCAGCCTACGGAATGGTGGGCTCCCAGCAATTCCATATAAGCAGAGGATTAGACCATAGCTATAGGTCAAGTAAAAGACACCAGCAGTACCAAAGACAAAACTGAATGGCATTTATTGGCAGAAcccttgcccccaccccccagccctgtGACAGCACACAGGTCCAAAGGCCTGCACTTCTCTGAGGTccagagtttgtgtgtgtgtatatgtgtgtgtagaaaatgATAAAGTCCTTCGTGGGGGCCCTGCCGGCCGGCCGGGCTAGCCAGGAGTCCGGATGGCAGGGGTGCTGCCGCGACCCGAGACCTCACCAGCAGGACCCTGGGCTCAGGCCGGGACTATCACACGCTCATGGTCATGCCGGGGGAGTACTGCGGAGAGAGGGCGGCGCGCGGAGCGCGGCTCAGCTCCGGCCGAGGCTGGGGCCCACCCTCCCGGGGACAAGGGGAACCgggggaggatgggaaggaggggtAAGGTGCCGCGGCCGCCCCCCCACCTGGCCCGCCGCGGTCACggtcttgctctggccccgcggCCGCCCCGCCGGGGTCTGCCCGCCAGGCCCCTCCGGCCCGCCGCGGCCGCGGGTGGGGAGTCGACGCAGGCGCTTACACTTTCGCTCGGGAACGGGTGCAGGAAGGTCCCGGCAGCTGCCATCTCGCCGTCGTCGCGCGGGGTCCCCGGGGCGTTGCTCAGGCCGCCCACGGCGCCGGGGGAATTCTGGGGGCGGCGCTGGTCAGCGCGTGGGTCCCCACCCCGCCCCAGGCCACCTGCCCCCGCCCACCCTGTGGGCAAGACCTCACCTTCGGCAGCCCGTCCATATCGCCCGAGCCTGCGGGGAGAGACACCAGGCTCAGGAGCTGCGCCCGGAGCTCAAGGGCGGGGTACCCCAGAGGCTTTCGTTCCTGTAACCTGGGGGCAATGGAGGTTGTAGGGGCTGCGCCCAGGGGCCACCCGCGAGTTTGGGGACAGAGGTCTCTCAGCGTCGCCTCCTTCTCGTGGCGTGGAGATCAGGGCACTAGCCGGTGTAGGCGCTGGCAACCCGGTAACCTAATAGGCTCTCGTCCTGGCGCCTGGGGTTCAAGGTGCCCGCCTATGAAACCAGTAGGCGGCGCCCAGCCACTCACCCAGGGATCCGTTCACGTGGTGCGGCTCCATCGTGCTCATTGAGGCCATTGGGCCCTCGGGGCTGGGGCCGAGCGGGAACTGCGGGCACAGGGCAGCGTGGGGCTCGGGCCGGCCGCTCCCCGCAGGGTCCCCGTCGGGTGAGGCGCACCGGCCCGCACTCACGTTAGCCCTGCCAGCGCCCGGCCCGATGGGATTCATGATGGTGTACATGTTCTCGCTGGAGTTGGTGGAGTCTGGGGGGGAACAGCAGGGGCTGCGTGGGTGGGCGGGTGCGTGGAATGGAGACCCCGGCTCACCCCAACCGACATGTTCCTTACCTCCAGGGCTGGGCATGATGGGTGTTCCAGGGGCTCCGCCTCCTCCTGCGGGTCCCTGCAAGGAGACATGAGAActgttgagacagggcttctttggCCTGTAGCCTGCAGCTCCCACCGCGCACCAGCAGGGACTCACCGAGTAGCTGCCAGGAGATGAGGAAGAGTACGGGATCTGGGAACAGGGTAGGGACAGCTGTGAGCAGTCAGTGGCAGGCAGCTGGCTCCAGCCCTCCTTCCCCAActcaccctgcctgcctgccactcaCCGAGTTACCGCTGGGACTGGCCCATGGGCCACGCACTCCCGGACCCCTGGAAGAGATGGTGGCCCTGCAGCAgaccaagcactctgggcctggtACCCGTCATTCCCCTGAGCTAAGTGGCTCttttggcctcagtttcccctcgaAATACTTGGTGGAATAAACAATGCTCAGGCTGTACCTGAACACACAAAATCTGCCTCAGCAGAGGGGACGAGCTGGGTGACCACAGGTCTTAAGGTACCCTAGGAGCTTACATGTTCATGGATGGCAGGACCTGGCTGGTGGCAAGGGAATTGGGTGGGGGCCGCATGACGGTTCCATAGCCCTGTTGAGGCAAAGGTTTAGTCAGAAAGAACCCAGGTGTGGCCTTTCTGTCCCCCCAATAATAGGCTGGGCCTCCCCTTACCTGGGGCCCAACACTGGCCATTCCCCTCGGAGGGGTCACCCTCTGCATTGGGCCTCCTAGGCTGGGGTGCCCTGGGCAGAGACACAAGAAAGAGGGCTCAGGCTTGGGCATTCCCTCGCACGACTGCACACTCAGGAGGGGTGGAGTCTTGTGGAACGGCAGCTGGAGTGTATCTGTTACTCACCCTGTGCACGTGGGGAGGGGTCCATGGCACCGGGGATGAGAGGCTGGGAGCCAGGGAGGCCCACAGGAGGCTGCAGAGCAGGCACAGTACTGCGTTGAGAGAGGCATCCCCGTGGAGCAACTGCTCCGCCCACCCCAGCCGGCCCTCTCTCACCTGGCCTGGCATCCTTAGGATCGGGCGGGCACCCCCTGGGAACCGTGGTGACATGAAGGGCTGGAAGAAGTGGGTGGGAATCAATGACTTTCATCTTATACTTGCCCTAAAGAAACCCTGCTCCCTGTTCTTACTATCCCTGGGAGTAGAGTGCGGGACTAGGGCCTCCAACCTTGCTAGTCCCCTGCTGCAGACCCAGACTACAGACCACAGCCAGCTGGCACAGCTGCAAAAGGAGGGAGCATGTCACAGTGCCAGCTTGGGTGAGGCCTACTACCTGGCTGTGGGGTCCACCACTGGGGCTGCACATCTTGTCCAGGAGGGTGAGTGGGAAAAGCTATGAAGCCCGACCTGGGAGGGGAACAGGGGCACAGCCTGTTGGCAGGGGATGGCATGAAGGGTCACTAATACTCAGGGGCACAGACCTATGCCTGTCACTGGCTTCGACAAGGTGCGCACATGCTCACACCCACTATGGTGACAGCCCTTCCACTGAAGACAAGCCTGCAGTACACCCCCAACCTCAACTATGGGGACAATGGATGCCCCAGGCACCCATACCTGAAAGAAGCCCGGTGCCACAGGACCTGGTGCCATTGCATCGTTAGGGGCCATGGTGCCCATCACAGGGCTGGGAGCTGCTGCAGCACTCTGCAAGAACAAGACAGCGAGGGTGGGACAAGAGCCACAGTAGGGGGCAGCTGTCATGTGGTCAAGCCAGGATGTCAATCTGGCCCAGAGAAAGGGGAGGCTGAAGGAGGGATGACAGTAGCCACCCTCCACAGACTTCTGTGGCTCCAACTCATCTCAAGTGGCCTGGGTTCTGGTGGCGGGGTAGCCACCCTCTGTTGACCCACACCCCAAATATATGCAGTCAGTCCTTGCCCCAAGGGTCGCTTCTCTCCATCTCCTGCACTGCAGATGCTCACCAACCCTCCAGGAGGGAGGAACAGTACTCTGGATAGGGTCACCAGCCCCTAAACCTCGTTAGAAGGCCAAGAGCCAGGTCTGacaggccgtgtgtgtgtgtgtgtgtgtgtgtgtgtgtgtgtgtgtgtgtgtgtgtgtgtgtgtgttgggtgtgggGGGAGGTGCTTACAGGCCACTTCCGCTGCCTGCTCCTATTCTGGATACCACAGAGCAGGAAGCGGGAGAGGAGGGTTGACCTCGGGGTGGGGAAAGGGCCTTTTCTGCGGACCCCCTCCTCTCACTTTCTTCCCAAGTGTTCCTGACGCTGTGCTGACTAGCACAGAAATATTTAGGATTCTGGGGCTCCTGGCCTGATCTCTGGAACAGGGACAGCCCCTCCATAGCTCAGAGCCAGGTCCCTGGTGAcctctttctcccactctcagaggTTGGTGCAAGCCAGAATCTAGTTGAGACTCTGGTCTAGCTCCAAGAAATAAAAGACAGGAGCCCACAGAGAAAACGCACTAGCAAGGTCCTCTCCCAAATCACTGTAATCTCGAATGTTCTAAGGGATGTCATGGCCAAACCCCCTACGCACACCCCCATCCCGACGCCTGCCTGTCCCGTCCCCAATCCCTAATGCCAGGCCCCTCGGGTGTAGAACAGCCCGGCACTGCGGGAGGGCAGCCTGAGCAGTAACTCTCCCCGCCCCCGCCCTGTCAATCATCCCGCGGAGGCACTGGCGCCCGCCCGCGTTACCATGACGACAGGCAAGGCCCGCTAGCGTTTCCAGGAGACGCCAAGGTCGGGGCGAGCAGTGGGGCGCCTAGGACCAGCTTGCTTTGGCCCCGCCCTCCCGACGCCCATACTGCCATGGCAACCGGCGCCAGGGGACTACAGGGGTCCAAGCAAAGACTAGTGGCTGCCTGGAGCCCACTGTGCCAGAGGAAAACTGAGGCCAGAAAGTGGCCACGTGTTTAACCCCACACGCCATACTGCAGAGGTAGAGGCAAAgagctctgagttctaggccagcttggtttacataggGGTTCCAGGCTAACCAGGACTAgttagtaagaccctgtctcaaacaaacaaacaaacaaaaatccagggggctggagagatggctctgtggctaagagcactggctgctctcccagaggacccggtttggttcccagcacccacgtggcagctcacaactgtctccaactccagtcccagaagtTTTCTGGCCCTCACAGGCCcgaggcatgcatgtggcacacagacaggtgtgcaggcaaaacactcatacacacaaaataaaaattattttaaacaataatgaagagaggtgtggtgacacacaagTTTAATGCCAGAGcttgggagtcagaggaaggaggatctctgtaaattcaaggccagccatgtctacagagtgagtccctcgacagccaaggccacacagacccagtctcaaaacatacaaacaaaaacaaaagaagtggTCCAGATCCCAGAACCCTGGAGACTCACATAGTCCTGGAAGACTTTGGCCTCACTGGAATGTTCACAGGCCTCCCTGCGGTCTGGTGCCGCACAGTATAGGTCCCAGAAAACACTGTGGGCAGCAGAGGGGACACAATGATTCCACATGCCCCTACAGGTCCCTCCTTGCTCCCCTCTGCTCCcacacaggcacataccaccaccatGAGTGCAGGAAGCCAGGAGGCTCACCCAATGTGATGTTCTTTTCCCAGCGGATCTatgggagagaggcagagtgagGGGCAGGCACACAGGAGGGATCCACCAACAAGCTGGACAACACGGGGCAGTGTGGGGGGGCCTGGTAGAGGGGACAAATGCTGACTCACCTCAGACAGGAAGGTCTGCGCCGACTTCTGTGCCCCCACATGCAGtaggtactcatatacatacagcGCGAGCCTACAGGCAGGGTGGTAAATAGGTTCAGGCTGTTCGGCACACGGGCACCTGAAGCCTGGCCCAACATGAGGCTGTGGTCAGGTTCCCCAGACAATCCTTCATCTAATCCACAAATCTTCATCCACTGCCCCAAACTAGATCCTTGGCTCCACCAATCACAGAAAACAGCTTCTTCAACTCATTGATTGATCACTGGCAGCCAGTACCTATGCATCCATCAACCCCCGACTATAGGTCCTCCCAAGGGCCCATCTTCTTCCTTGGTATCCAGTGGTAGCCCTGACTTTTCCTTCCTGTAGATTACCCACAGAGACAGTAATTGCCAGGTCTGGCATGGCCAGGGGAGGGACACAGTTCCTggccctggagcagagccagcagggcatggGTCTTCTCTAGTGCTGGTGGTTGCTATAGGTAtttaaggcttgtttgtatatatttactttatgtccCTTCTGTGGGGAATGCTCTCCCTGACATGGTTGATGGCTCCAGGACGCTAGAATGTGTTTGGTATTCCTCAGGAAAATGGCATCCCTGTGACCTTCgagacagcccttaaggctgtgggaaaaaaTTCTCAAAACATGAGCTCGAGAATATAtaaatcaggctggagagatggctcagtgggtaagagcactgactgctttcccaaaggtcctgagttcaaatcccagaaaccacatggtggctcacaatcatccataatgagatctgacgccctcttttggtgcgtctgaagacagctacagtgcacttatttataataataaataagagagaGCGGGGCttaccggagcgagcagaggtcctaaagtcaattcccaacaaccagatgaaggctcacaactatctgtatagttacagtgtacagctcatatacataaaataaataaatcttaaaaaaaaaaaagaatatataaatcaatGCAAGAGCTGTCCTTTACagaatttctcaactatgcaaaataaaaGATGCATTTTGACTtttatgaggggcttcatgggcctgaaggaacagaggcagctgcactaatgTGCCAGCCTAGTCAGGGAGAGGccaaggaaggagataaagggaTTTAGGGGTGGTGATCTCAAGACCAAGGCaggatcctacccagctaagcttactgtctgtgtttgcagttgaacaaatttgaacattttttttaaaagattttatttattcattatatgtaagtacactgttgctgtcttcagacaccccaaaagaaggcatcagatctcattacagatggttgtgagccaccacatggttgctgggatttgaactcaggaccttcggaagaggagtcagtgctctttaaccactgagccatctctccagccccaaatttggacttttaatctggaatgatcTACCATCCAGAAATGGAGAGTGCACTTGTGATCAGATCTTGATggtggaagacacaggcttttgatctggaccttgaggaatagt from Mastomys coucha isolate ucsf_1 unplaced genomic scaffold, UCSF_Mcou_1 pScaffold22, whole genome shotgun sequence includes:
- the Isyna1 gene encoding inositol-3-phosphate synthase 1; the protein is MESAAEILVDSPDVVYSPEAIEARYEYRTTRVSREGGVLRVQPTATRFTFRTARQVPRLGVMLVGWGGNNGSTLTAAVLANRLRLTWPTRTGRKEANYYGSLTQAGTVNLGLDGNGREVFVPFSALLPMVAPNDLVFDGWDISSLNLAEAMRRAQVLDCGLQEQLWPHMESLRPRPSVYIPEFIAANQTARADNLIPGTRAQQLEQIRKDIRDFRSSAGLDKVIVLWTANTERFCEVVPGRNDTAENLLRTIQLGLEVSPSTLFAVASILEGCAFLNGSPQNTLVPGALELASQRHVFVGGDDFKSGQTKVKSVLVDFLISSGLKTMSIVSYNHLGNNDGQNLSAPLQFRSKEVTKSSVVDDMVQSNHVLYAPGEEPNHCVVIKYVPYVGDSKRALDEYTSELMLGGTNTLVLHNTCEDSLLAAPIMLDLVLLTELCQRVSFCTDYDSEPQGFHPVLSVLSFLFKAPLVPPGSPVVNALFRQRSCIENIFRACVGLPPQNHMLLEHKMERPGPGIKPREAVATSPLPCKKESMPATNGCTGDANGHPQAPTPELSTA
- the Ssbp4 gene encoding single-stranded DNA-binding protein 4 isoform X2 — encoded protein: MYGKASKGCAPSDGQAREKLALYVYEYLLHVGAQKSAQTFLSEIRWEKNITLGEPPGFLHSWWCVFWDLYCAAPDRREACEHSSEAKVFQDYSAAAAPSPVMGTMAPNDAMAPGPVAPGFFQPFMSPRFPGGARPILRMPGQPPVGLPGSQPLIPGAMDPSPRAQGHPSLGGPMQRVTPPRGMASVGPQGYGTVMRPPPNSLATSQVLPSMNMGPGVRGPWASPSGNSIPYSSSSPGSYSGPAGGGGAPGTPIMPSPGDSTNSSENMYTIMNPIGPGAGRANVSAGRCASPDGDPAGSGRPEPHAALCPQFPLGPSPEGPMASMSTMEPHHVNGSLGSGDMDGLPKNSPGAVGGLSNAPGTPRDDGEMAAAGTFLHPFPSESYSPGMTMSV
- the Ssbp4 gene encoding single-stranded DNA-binding protein 4 isoform X1 — translated: MYGKASKGCAPSDGQAREKLALYVYEYLLHVGAQKSAQTFLSEIRWEKNITLGEPPGFLHSWWCVFWDLYCAAPDRREACEHSSEAKVFQDYSAAAAPSPVMGTMAPNDAMAPGPVAPGFFQPFMSPRFPGGARPILRMPGQPPVGLPGSQPLIPGAMDPSPRAQGHPSLGGPMQRVTPPRGMASVGPQGYGTVMRPPPNSLATSQVLPSMNMGPGVRGPWASPSGNSIPYSSSSPGSYSGPAGGGGAPGTPIMPSPGDSTNSSENMYTIMNPIGPGAGRANVSAGRCASPDGDPAGSGRPEPHAALCPQFPLGPSPEGPMASMSTMEPHHVNGSLGSGDMDGLPKNSPGAVGGLSNAPGTPRDDGEMAAAGTFLHPFPSESVSACVDSPPAAAAGRRGLAGRPRRGGRGARARP
- the Ssbp4 gene encoding single-stranded DNA-binding protein 4 isoform X4, whose translation is MYGKASKGCAPSDGQAREKLALYVYEYLLHVGAQKSAQTFLSEIRWEKNITLGEPPGFLHSWWCVFWDLYCAAPDRREACEHSSEAKVFQDYSAAAAPSPVMGTMAPNDAMAPGPVAPGFFQPFMSPRFPGGARPILRMPGQPPVGLPGSQPLIPGAMDPSPRAQGHPSLGGPMQRVTPPRGMASVGPQGYGTVMRPPPNSLATSQVLPSMNMGPGVRGPWASPSGNSIPYSSSSPGSYSGPAGGGGAPGTPIMPSPGDSTNSSENMYTIMNPIGPGAGRANFPLGPSPEGPMASMSTMEPHHVNGSLGSGDMDGLPKNSPGAVGGLSNAPGTPRDDGEMAAAGTFLHPFPSESYSPGMTMSV
- the Ssbp4 gene encoding single-stranded DNA-binding protein 4 isoform X3 — translated: MYGKASKGCAPSDGQAREKLALYVYEYLLHVGAQKSAQTFLSEIRWEKNITLGEPPGFLHSWWCVFWDLYCAAPDRREACEHSSEAKVFQDYSAAAAPSPVMGTMAPNDAMAPGPVAPGFFQPFMSPRFPGGARPILRMPGQPPVGLPGSQPLIPGAMDPSPRAQGHPSLGGPMQRVTPPRGMASVGPQGYGTVMRPPPNSLATSQVLPSMNMGPGVRGPWASPSGNSIPYSSSSPGSYSGPAGGGGAPGTPIMPSPGDSTNSSENMYTIMNPIGPGAGRANFPLGPSPEGPMASMSTMEPHHVNGSLGSGDMDGLPKNSPGAVGGLSNAPGTPRDDGEMAAAGTFLHPFPSESVSACVDSPPAAAAGRRGLAGRPRRGGRGARARP
- the Ssbp4 gene encoding single-stranded DNA-binding protein 4 isoform X6, producing MGTMAPNDAMAPGPVAPGFFQPFMSPRFPGGARPILRMPGQPPVGLPGSQPLIPGAMDPSPRAQGHPSLGGPMQRVTPPRGMASVGPQGYGTVMRPPPNSLATSQVLPSMNMGPGVRGPWASPSGNSIPYSSSSPGSYSGPAGGGGAPGTPIMPSPGDSTNSSENMYTIMNPIGPGAGRANVSAGRCASPDGDPAGSGRPEPHAALCPQFPLGPSPEGPMASMSTMEPHHVNGSLGSGDMDGLPKNSPGAVGGLSNAPGTPRDDGEMAAAGTFLHPFPSESVSACVDSPPAAAAGRRGLAGRPRRGGRGARARP
- the Ssbp4 gene encoding single-stranded DNA-binding protein 4 isoform X5; this translates as MYMSTYCMWGHRSRRRPSCLRSAGKRTSHWSAAAAPSPVMGTMAPNDAMAPGPVAPGFFQPFMSPRFPGGARPILRMPGQPPVGLPGSQPLIPGAMDPSPRAQGHPSLGGPMQRVTPPRGMASVGPQGYGTVMRPPPNSLATSQVLPSMNMGPGVRGPWASPSGNSIPYSSSSPGSYSGPAGGGGAPGTPIMPSPGDSTNSSENMYTIMNPIGPGAGRANVSAGRCASPDGDPAGSGRPEPHAALCPQFPLGPSPEGPMASMSTMEPHHVNGSLGSGDMDGLPKNSPGAVGGLSNAPGTPRDDGEMAAAGTFLHPFPSESVSACVDSPPAAAAGRRGLAGRPRRGGRGARARP